DNA from Quercus lobata isolate SW786 chromosome 1, ValleyOak3.0 Primary Assembly, whole genome shotgun sequence:
AGCTTATGATTTTATCCGAGATTTGTGAGTACAGTTACTAAGTACTTCATCTTTTTGCCTGTGAATATCTTTTCAATTGCTTGAGATGAACGCCatagttttgaaaattggatTGAATAAAGAATCGATAAATAAAGTGATTTTCAGTTTGTGATTTTATCCGAGATTTGTGAGCACAATTACTCTTAAACGTATTTATAACTTAGAAGTTAGAAGAGATGCTTAGAATTAGACTTCCCACAAGAACGGTGGAGCCAAAATTTAGAGTTAGAGGGACAACTTGGTTTGCGGCAACTAAGCCGCTAAGGGTTTTTTTGTTGTGTCTTTGATGTGTGCGTTTGCTAcaagataagaacaaaattattaaggttgtttgttttgggtaaaattggttCATTGggcttaaattttttagttttattattgataattttttttgttgggctaatttttttgggcttctatattttattttagattttagatcaataaactatttatggtttttaaaaggagaaaaatactAGAGTTAcaaacttattattaaaaaattattaatatgatgagtgattattagcaagtaaaataattttgtaagtggtgggttttgatgcaaaccaataataatttactacTTTAACAATTTGTAATaatgttataaaaaagtttgtatttactgtattactcttaaaagagtttaataataatatttaaaaaaaagaaaagcaaaatgtAATTCTACTAAAATTTGTATCTGCAGATactaatatgttttttttaataaataactatataaaaaatggGGGACCATCACCCAAGTCAAATAAATAGTGGCTCCGTGACCTCTGTCCAATGTCCATGCTTCCACCAACcacccaccccacccccccccccttctcccttcattttattttttatttttttagttttaaagatTTACACACGCACACAATTGAGGAAAAGGTGGAAGTTGGCATTCTCGATTTTGGTGACTCACAATCTTGTTCAAACTCCTAACTTTTCaaccaattaaaataaaataagactaaATTGTCCTAATTCTCTCGTGACCTAaccaaaaaattgaataaatcaACATTTTTCGTTCACACTATGCTTAGGTGATTAAGGCAGGATggttcatttttaattttatacttttCATTTGAACAAAGATTGGTAAATActgtattatttttcttaatcttagcacatatttattaaatttgatacgcactttttgttataatttcgTTTATAGTAGCATGTTGAAaatgattataattttttacactactatttttagttttattttattgttattgttaatgTGGGTGTCCAAAAGTGTTGATTATTCTTCCAATTGTGCGAAATCCtcctaccccccccccccccccaatacCAAATAATTGCAAGAATGAATCCCTTGGAGTTGccccaaatttaaaatactaGTTAAGTATTTGGTAGagaagtttgagtaatgttgtttgagtgtttttgatatacgtaTAGGTGagaaagtgtgtgaaaatatgtctaatgttgtttaaaatgctGAAAAGTGTGTTCAAAATGGGCTATCAAACGGACCCAAAACTTGAAATATTATGGATCTCATCAAACATTGGAACCACTATATTAAACCAcccatttatgatttttttacactaatatatatatatatatatatttatataatattacatTTTAATTTGGCCTCCCAAGATAAATTGTTGGCTTCCGATACCAGAGGTATTTAACATGGTGGTACAGCCGCCACTATAATTAACATCTGAGTGCTTTTGGGcaaaaatgggtaattacccataaaaataaaactattcaGTTAGTTAGCTCGGTTTTGAAAGTAATTGGGAaactagcaactcgagccttaaaggctcgattttgggctctaaatcgagtttttaaggctcgattttcatgAGTCGTTCGCATCTGATCTGGCAAATTTTCCAGATGGTGTCTGaatgtaaatcgagtctctgagactcgatttacatataaaatcaaaacaaaaaccactGCAACTTgttcatcagagaagaaagaaaaaaaaaaaatccagaaacAGTCGGCAGGTCGCggtgcgacctgggtcgcgcggtgcgacctgggtcgcgcgctgCGACCGGGGTCGCGCGCGGCGACCGGGGTCGCGCGCGGCGACCGGGGTCGCGCGCGGCGACCGGGGTCGCGCGCTGCGACCGGGGtcgcgcgcggcgacctgggtcgcgcgcggcgacctgggtcgcgcggtgcgacctgggtcgcgcggtgCGACCTGGGTCGCTCGGCGACCTGGTCGCGCGCGGCCTGGGCCGGGTCGCCGGCCTGGATCTGTCGCGCGCGGCCTGGATCGGCTTGAGCTGAtctccattccttcttcttcttcttctctttcttttttttttttctttctttctgcgtTTTTTCCGCTGATTCTGCATTTGGGGTTGCATTTTtggttattaatattttatttttgggttagaaatcgagtcttagagactcgatttccatgtagacGCCACCTGGACAAAGTGCCAGATCAGAGAGAAATAACGTATGAAAATCGAGCTTCAGAGGGTCGATTTAGGAGctcaaaatcgagtctttgactctcgagttgctaaaaatatatatagtttgtaacCGGACCCTATTAACTAATTAGTTTGTTTTCTATGGAtatttacccattttcgcctTTCTTTTGGTGTGTCGGTTTGAGCAACTAAATAAAGTCATATTTTTCACCCTTGTATTTTGTAAAGACGATAGTGAAGCAAGATTTTTATGACTTGTTGGGGAACATCTTTTTAGGGGAATGTTACTCTCAAACTTTTTAGGCATTCTATTTGGACCTTTTGGAGACTTGGAGTTTGGACAACCAAGAAAGCAATTTTATTCCCCATGCCTTAACACATGATCAATACAAATTTCCAAAGTCTTGCAGGTTTAGGCTTCACCAACCATAAAGTGAATGTGCCCTCTTCACTCTAAAATGTGATTCATAACTAGAATCCAACAAATATTATTACTTCTATAAATTATATGAGCTACACTTTCATGAGAGAAAATTATGAGAACGAGGGGTAGGTCCAATTACTCATCACCAATTAATGTTTAGTGTCTCGAAGTCTGTTTCACTATATTCTTATAAAGCATCGCATTCTTACTGTTCTATttcaaaaggaagaaaagtaTCACAAGGTCCATAAGGCTATGATATGGTCGGAATGTTGATAAAGTTGACACAAAAAGATTTGAAAGCCTTGCAGAATTATAAACCATTATTATCAATAATGTTTTGGATTTGAGGAATTAAATTAATCTAGGGTTATTAAGAGTAAgttctaatataaatttaacaacataatataataataataaaataaattgagttttaatgattttgttGGATATATAATCAATTGAAGTTTTAATACTTTTGATCCAACAAAAATACTTACATTATGATTTTGGAATGACATTTAACATGCAcctaattattttaaaatttcgtATCTGTAAGATTTAAATCTATTAATgaatttattcattaaaaaaaattgtatgaaaatttttaaggtCATTGTTATACTTTATTTACATGATATATAACTATTTCTGAAACCCAAATTGTTCTATTAAATATACTTTCATCATCGAAATGAACTAGTACAAATTAATTTAAGGATAATACAATTAGAACACTGAACACTTTCTTTCTCAACTGTAGACCAGTGTGTGTTActgtatttgtgtttttttttttttcctgaattgcATGTGAGAATATAGCTAGTCTGTGACAATAAATCCAATTATCTTTACAAGAATTAAGTTCTCTAAATTGCCAAGACGTGCCGTAAacttcatataaatatataatgggGTTATGAAAGTGATATCATTTTCATTGTAGTCTTGTGCTaaacaagaaaatcaaacaaattaaaattcacaCTCATGCGTTACAATGCATGCAGTAGGCCTGCATATTATTAAAACCCAGCTGTGCAAAAGATTCTTGTGGTTTGGCTGATAAGTACTAAGAAGCATTTTTTGCCCACAATTAGCTGtcactcttattttttttattttaacaatgaTAATTGTGGACCTAGttgttcacaataaattatgGGTCTCATAGCCTCTGAAAGACAAGCAGACAACTTCATAATTAATCACGAATAAAGGCCAACTTTgtgaataaaaaatcatattttactACTTTATTAATATACAGTAatcatattaaattattaagatGAACAAATTGATCACATGTATTGCatataaaaattcttaaaattaatgaatttgatttttgtgtaagtggaattgaacctcaaatcttttattcaaagataaaaaaactttattaataagTTAACTGAAATCCACAAATTCAAATGAACGTAAATAAACGTAGTTTTGAGCCTCACCATCTAATGTTAGGAAATTACTTCTTAAACAGttaaatcttaaaataaaatcatcccAAGTAAAATATAGCCCAATAAGTTCCAAAAAGTTCAGTTCAAGGCTTGCTTATAAAATTCTGAAACCAGCCCAATTTCGAATTTTCACTAATAGTCTCTGCAGAATAGCCATCACTGTTGGTTATCATAATCTCCCAAGGCCTAGTGGCTAGTATCTATTTGCATCTTGTAAGCCCAACTTTCAGAATATTGGGCCGACACTTTGGGCCTATTTGATAGAGTATTCCTTCTGGAATAACTGcattgcaaatttgtaaaacattgtgagaaatttgattttaaaatttttattgtaattttgtaatatgCGATCCGGGCTCAAATATAAATtgatagaaataaataaatgacaaatGTGATTAAATTAGTAGTACAACCTCAATCAAAGAGACTAACGGGCATGATATAATTGACGTGAATTTCCACTCTTAAAATTTATTCCATTCCTTGTCCCTAGCTTTACGCACATATATACTTTTTCCTCGCATAAAGGATCTATCAAACATAGGTTAAACAAGCAAAGCAAAAGCATATTAACACTTAACCACGCCATGTTAAACAAGCAAAGCAAAAGCATGTTAACACTTAACCACGCCATTAAGTTTTGTTATCtggatcttttcctttttctttctcttccatcTTAAAAACTTATCCTATGAAgattttcttagatttttttaatatcatttgaTTCACAAACAGTTATGTGACACCCCAagcattgcattttttttttttttaaaaaaaaagaaaaaaaaaagttctggGAGGGgtgttttaataaaatatattattctcCTTGATAATTAATGTATAATAACAATGCTCATGGGCCTCGTGGGAATTTAAGCTATTCATTTGCAAATTACTTCTCAAACCAAGAAACTTGCAAGACTATGTTTTGTTAAACCTTATGTGTAATGAAACAACAAGATTACAACACATTACTCTTTTTTATATACTAATAGTATTTATAAACACTCTTCAATGGAGATTATTTGGAGCAATGAGCTATTTAACAGGATAGACCAAATCATTGATGGGGACAAgattattctaaacttttaaacAACCCTAAACGACAGCTCGGAAAAACTAACAAATTCCAGTAGTTTCACAATTATCTTCACACACACTAGTGGGTCTAgttaagaatatatattaaaaaaatatatacacacatacataaaaaaaagtaggatttttttttcttcagaaaatGAGAATTGTTGCTTTCAACAGTTGTAAGACTCTTATAATACTTTATAAAAATGCTAGAGATGCCGCACTTAAGGGTAGTTTTGATTGTAAACCAAGAAGTGTCATGTAGCCAAGAGCCTTGGAACTTAATAAGTTAACATCTTTTAATGTTTCCAACAAAAATCTGGATTCAAATTCTCATTCCCCTATTATAACTTtcgaattataaaaagaaaaagaaaaaagtgtcaTGTAAAACCTATTGGTTTTATGAAATACTTGACGTGGTATGAAACTATTGACGTGGTATGCATTGATTAGTGATAAAGTATATTATTGCCACTAAAATGAtcctttacatttatttttgaaatggaGACTTGCATTGAAAAGTGCTTATTTTATGTTGGAGATTTACTCTCAggaaaattggattttaaatcTCTATCATTTTTGGTGTAACGAATCAAACTCTTTTGTTTTGAAGGtgataaattaaataaagaaatttcaaaaagtagCAAAgtgaattttataattataaaagtgaaaaattaaacCTTAAGGTTTACAAAAAGTAgtcttaaaaaaatgttttgaaaaggtaATAAATTAAACCCTCATCCTCAAGCGCTTAGcctatatttacaaaatttgtgttaTAAATTGTCGTTACGATTTACAAAGAGACCCAACTGTTCTTACAAATCTTTTCACAAATTGGCTATTtattatgtcaaaaaaaaaaaaaaaaaaaacccaacacaaTATCATTCCATTTAAATGAGTTgatgtttaatttattacttatttaattaatttgttatttttgaaaatataaggtttaaaatctaattttacttttactttctTGTGAATCTAATTATATTCATGGTACTACTGTGTACTTTTGACGTGATGGTTATTTCATAAGTATAAGTACCTGTGAGGTGTAAGAGGGTAAATGCCAAATGTTCAAGTCTTTAGGAAGGAGCTCCtagagcttcacacacatacacttaggTTAGAGtagctagagtagaattctatctcaaattaaaaaaaaaaaaaagaattatattcaTGGTGTTgtgtcatttaaaattattctttttgctAATTCAATTGTTATAACAAGCGACGGAGGGGGGGAGGGTGTTCGAGGCTTGATTTTTATCATAAAGAAGGCCAATCAATGCCACTAAGCTATAACACTCTTggcatttaaaattttattataccaAATAAGGAatagtaattgatttttaatgCAATGATACcatattcattttttagatGTGTGAAGTGTTAAATCTCTACCATGAAATGAATTATCTCcatttcaaatcaaataaaaagaatcttgGACCTAGCATCCTCATTTCAACTATGCTAAAGAAACAAATATTACATATTGTAGAGTTGTTACAACTATAAATAATAGAAGTTATTCAATGTTATGAAAGTAATGCTTTTTTCTCTCACATAAATGATGTGTCTCACTAAATTTAATTAACATGACTTATTATTATGTGATAAGAATGAATATTGCTctcaaaatattgaataattattcataattttttccatttatctaaatgataaattttatgagaaaacatataacttaccaaaaaaatgaaatcaaattgGATGCACCATACCTTTTATAAGGTAGTTAGTAGCTATATTTCAGTTTGTAAATCAAAACCGTCATTTTGTGAAACATATAATAAGAGTTATATCATGTGAAGATTTCCAACATAATTATGGAGATCCATGTGACCTCAATAAGAACTCTAAGGATTTTAaatccaattttatatttatggtCATTACATCCCATGAATTTATAattagaattataaaaaatgcaagAATCATGATATCTTATTCGTGAACAAATAAATCTATAATTTTGATAGGTAGATAAAAAATGTAATGATaatgatatataatatatattaaaatgtgaAATGTTACTTTGAAATGTGAATTGCATAAAAGGCTGCGTGGAAGGCAAACCATTGAGAGCAGCTATTGTGATATGGGAAATAGCTTTCATATGGCATACACGCCATCAAgatttggttttcacttttcataaAAAGGCTTCCCCGCCCAAACGCAACCTAACCAAAACCTTGTTTTGCCGACCTTGTGCAGTTGTACCTTTCGAAGAGACACAAGGAAAGAACCAAAAAGTTAATTCTAACTCCCAAACAGCCCCCGGACGCTCTCCCAATCCAACGATCCACAATCCACCTAACCTACCATTTTTTCGATCTCAACCGTCACAGCACCTTGTTTTAATacatatatttctttatatGCTCTTTGTCCTTTTCTTAATCCATTGTTTTGTTGATGAATCTTATGTTACTCTTCCAGGTTCcttaaactctctctcttcctctctctctctcactttctctcccTTTTCCGTGAAAGTAATCAACCTTGATAATGGTAATGTACCAATGCAAATTCCAATCTTTGTTTCATCTTTAACACATCTCATTTTTCTTGGCTTACTGTTTGGTGTTTATGTATGTTTTGTGGGGTTTCAAAACAGGAGGCAATGTTGGTGCCATCATGGCTTGAATCCTTGTTATCTTCAGATTTCTTCTCTGTTTGCTCCTCACACAAGGATTCCCCACGTAGCGAATGCAACATGTTTTGCCTTGATTGCCAGGATGATGCATTTTGCTTCTACTGCCGATCAACACGGCACAAAGATCACCCAGTAATTCAAGTGGgtaatattttttcctttaattataCAATGTGATCGAATGGACTCATATTATGGTACTTTGTTATCTTAATCGAAGCTCTATAATGCAGATTAGGCGATCATCATATCATGATGTTGTTCGGGTCACTGAGATTGAGAAGGTTTTGGACATTAGTGGAGTTCAGACTTATGTGATAAACAGTGCTAGAGTACTCTTCCTCAATGAGAGACCTCAGCCTAAGACTACTGGTAAGGCAAGCAGTCATTTGTGCGAAATATGTAGAAGAAGTCTCTTGGACCCATTTCGCTTTTGTTCATTGGgatgtaaggttagtttgttatAATTTGAACCTTGATCACATTTTCATAGtccataaatttaattttaactatCATATTGCACAATTTGCCATATCTCACCTGTCATCATCAATataatgtttttgttattggttGATACCAATGTTGTTATGATATAAAAAGTTCATATAAGTCAAGAGTTTTATAATTAATGGTTCGtttgggatctgcttattttgttaaaactgaaaaagtactatagataaagaaaaaagttagttgaaatagtacaatgtgactcataaatagtaccaaaaagtgcagtatgacccatgaatagtagtaaaaataagttgaatagtaaaataagatagcaaaaataatctttgtcAAACGAACACTAAGTCACATTGTCCAATTTTCCCATTGAGTGGCATTTGGGTTTGAATCCCCTCCTCACCCACTTGTTGTAActggaaataaaaaaattcattcaaaacaTGTAATTTTATGATATTTCCTTTTGGGTAGTTTTGtgatcattatttttcttaattattcattataatttttttttttcctttggggTAGGGAGAGAGTTCATATGTCATACATTGTTTGTGGGCTAtagtattaatatatatttttctttttaatcttatATAGCTTGTAGGAATTAAAAGAAATGGGGATGCAAGCTTTATCTTAAGCACCAAGAATGATGAAATCACGGAAAGAATGCCAAGAAGATTGGCAGCAAAGGCAGAAGAAGAATTGCGTGAAGGGATCCAACAAGAAATGTACCAAAGCATGCCTCCTCCACCTCATTCCaattcaagaagaagaaagggtaTCCCTCAAAGGGCACCTTTAGGGCCTTAAGAACTTTGCACATCCAGCTCATTCTCCACATGTCCCATGTGGGATTATTGTCCTAAAACCAAAGGGTAGCCTGTCCTAATGGGGGGTTTTAATCAAAAGGTTAGGCTTAGGTTACTTTTAAGGATGGGCATGGGCTGGCTTTGGAAACAATTTAATGTTGCATTAATATTTGAAACATGCAAAGGTGTAAATGTTATCTACACATACATGAACGGTTTTATATaaagaaagtaagaaacaaCAGCTTAACTCCTTTTATTCTtcccttccaaaaaaaaaaaaaaaactccttttattcttcttttttatttttggtgcaTGAAACGTACCAATAGCCAAACTAGT
Protein-coding regions in this window:
- the LOC115980535 gene encoding uncharacterized protein LOC115980535, whose product is MEAMLVPSWLESLLSSDFFSVCSSHKDSPRSECNMFCLDCQDDAFCFYCRSTRHKDHPVIQIRRSSYHDVVRVTEIEKVLDISGVQTYVINSARVLFLNERPQPKTTGKASSHLCEICRRSLLDPFRFCSLGCKLVGIKRNGDASFILSTKNDEITERMPRRLAAKAEEELREGIQQEMYQSMPPPPHSNSRRRKGIPQRAPLGP